The following DNA comes from Spirulina major PCC 6313.
ATGTGGCCTATAGTCCCGATCAGCGATTTTTAGCCACCGCTAGCCGCGATCGCACCATCCAAATTTGGTCACCCCAGGGGAAACGACTTCGCACCCTGACGGGGCCAGAGGACAGTATTACCAGCGTCGTGATCCAACAACAGGGGCGCGATCGCTATGCGATCGCCGCTAGCAGTTGGGACGGAACCGTTCACCGCTGGGAACTGCGGGGGAAAACCCTCCAGGAGACCGAACACCACCATTGGCAAGCCCACCCCGACCGGGTTTATGCCGTCACCTTTCACCCAGAAAACCACACCCTCGCCACCGCCGCCGCCGATGGCACCGTCAAACTATGGGACAGCACCGGCCAACTCCAGCGCACCTTGAGCGGCCATCGTGATGCGGTGCGCTGGGTTGCCTTTGCCCCCGATGGTGCAGAACTTGTCGCCGTGGATCGTAAGGGCGAGATTTCGATCTGGACAACGGAGGGAACCCTCCGGCGACGCTGGATGGGCCACGATGCCGGGGTGTCCTATGGTGTCTATAGTCCCGATGGGCGCTGGATCGCCACCGCCAGCGATGACCACAGCGCGAAAGTCTGGGATCGGGCGGGGAATTTAATCACCACGTTGCAGGGACATCAAGATTGGGTGTTTGCGGTGCAGTTCAGCCCCGACGGTCAAACCCTGGCCACCACGAGCAACGACAATCAGATCAAACTCTGGCGGTTTAACCCGGAAGCGACCGCCGCCGATCCGGAAGCGCGGGCCCTGTTGCAACAAACCTTAATTGGCCATCGGGATGGGGTGACGGGATTGCAGTTTAGCCCCGATGGGACGCAGTTGGCAACGGCCAGTTATGACACGACGGTGCGGCTGTGGCAATTGGCGGGCCAGCCCCGGCCGCGCTTGGTGTTGGGGACGGGGGCAGTGCAGGATGTGGCGTTTTCTCCTAATGGGCAACGGGTGGCGGCAGCGGGGGAAGATCAAGTGGTGCGGGTGTGGCGGGTGGCGGATCAGCGCGTCGAACAGACCTTAACCGGCCACGAGAGCGGCATTGAACGGATCGCATTTTCCCCTGATGGACAACAGATTGCGGCGGCGAGTCGCGATCGCACCCTGCGGATTTGGGATCACCGGGGTCAACTCGTGGCCCAGTTGCAAGGGCATCAGGATTGGGTGACGGATGTGGCGTGGCATCCTCAGGGGAATATCCTCGCCTCGGCCAGCCGCGATCGCACCGTCCGCCTCTGGAATAGTCAGGGGGAATTACTTTCCACCCTGCGTCAACCCCGCGATCGCGTCAACACCCTCAGCTTTAGCCCTGATGGCCAATGGCTCGCCGCCGCTGGCGATGATCATCAGATCTACCTCTGGCCCGTGGATCAAACCCAGCCCCAAAACCCCATCCCCACCGCTCAACGCCCCCTCACCACAGCCCAACTGGCATCCCATCATCAAAACTGGATCTTAGTGCTGAAATTTTGGCCCCAGCCCCTCACCGCCGCCCCAACCGACTCGCTCCCCTGGCTTTTTTCCGCCGACTACGACAAAAAATTCACCCTCTGGAACAACACCGGGGAGACGATCCAGAGCACCCTCAGTCCCACCGACAGCATGACCGATCTCGCCTTCAGTCCTCAGGGCACACTCTTCGCCGCCACCACCTGGGATCAACGGCTCCAACTCTGGACAGCCGCCCAAACCCTCTGGCAAGAATGGGACAGCGAACAAACCCAACTCACCAGCGTTAGTTGGCGCACCGATGGCGGCGGCCTGGCCACCGGGGGGATTGATGGCTCGGTGGTGCTCTGGTCGCTGGATTTGGAGCAGCTTCTGGCGCAGGGGTGCGCCTGGCTGACGGACTACCGCGCCCACCCGGCGATCGCCCTCGATTCAGCCGCGATCGCAGTGAACGGCAAATCGCTGCCCATTTGTCCGGGGTCGGTTCCACCCTAGGGAACTGTGGGAAAATTGGACTATTGGGTTCAGCACGGTATTTTTCTCTATGACGCACGCGATTACCATTCTCGGCTGTGGCTATGTGGGCACAGCGATCGCCCACCATTGGCAACAGGCCGGTTTCACCATCACCGCCACCACCACCCGCCCCGAACGCCTCCCGGAGTTAAAGTCTGTCAGCGATCGCGCCGTCGTCCTGCGGGGTGACAATGCCGCCACCCTCCGAGACCTGCTCCAGGATCAGCACACCCTCCTCGTCGCCGTTGGTGCCAAGGGCATGGACTACAAAACCACCTATCTCCAAACCGCCCAAACCCTCGCCTACGTGCTCCCCAAAACCCCCGTCCAGCAGGTGATCTACACCAGCACCTACTCCGTCTATGGGAATCAACAGGGCCAATGGGTAGATGAAACCATGACGCTACAACCGACCGCAGAGCGGACGCAAATTCTGCACCAAACCGAGCAAACCATTCTCCAGTTGCCGACGGTGCGGGCCTGTGTATTTCGGTTGGGGGGAATTTATGGACCGGGGCGAGAGTTGGCGAAAATTTACGGCCGGATGGCGGGGCAGACCCGGGCCGGAGCCGGGCAAGAATGGGCTAACTGGATTCACTTGGATGATATTGTCGGCGCGATCGCCTTCGCCCAAACCCAGGGCCTCAGCGGCATTTACAACCTCGTGCAGGATGAAATTATCCCAGTGCGGGACTTGGTGCAGCAAGTGTGCGATCGCCACAACCTCGCCCCCGTCCAGTGGGACACCAGCCAACCCAGCACCCGCCCCACCAATGTCCGCTGCAAAACCCAAAAACTCAAAGCCGCCGGTTACACCTTCACTCATCCCACCTTTTGGGACAGTCTCCCCTCCGATCGCAAGGATCAAGATACTGAGGGATAGTGGTGGCATGACATACGTTAATCGGTGGGTTACGGCGGATTGTCAGATGCCGTTATAGCCTCAATTTTAGCCGCCCAACCCACCTACGAAAAATCATGATTTTGGCTGTGTCCTGATCCTACCGGGAAGTCTTGCCGACCCGGTGACCTCAATGCTCGACCTGCCGGAGTTGCTCTAACTGCTGTCGCAGTTGGGCAGAGGTAAAGGATTGGGCGAGGGTGTTGCGCATTTGGTCAAAGCTGCAGCTCAACTCGTACACATTGCCAATGCCTCCCACCGGAACGGCTGCCGTTAAATTCCCCGCCGTGATCGCATCGGCAGCAGTCTGCAATCGCGCCAAGGGGCGACTAATCCACTGCACAATCAGCACCCCCATCACCCCTGCCCCCAAGAGAGCCAGCCCTTTCAACTAGTACATAAAGCCTGTGCCAAAACAACGAAACAATAAGGGTTTCAGACATTTGCAATCCCAAAAATCTTGTAATACATCCGAAATCAAATGTAATCCTTTGGCTTGATCATGGACTATTCAAGACAGCAGATGCTGAAAGCCCCATTCTATCGTTCCATTTTGCTATAGTTTGTTTTTACTAGTTGAAAGGGCTGCCCCAAGAGAGCCAAGCCACAGGCCCACAGGGTACGGCGAACATTGGCGGTAATCGCGCCCATAAATTCCGCTTGGGGGATGATCACCGCAATCGTCCAGTCTGGAAGTTTACGGGCCAGACCGGAAAACTTCACGAGGCTGAACATTGAGGGTTAAGGGCAGAGTGCTGTGATTGTGGCATGGTCTTGATTACCCAATCCGCTAAGAACAGGTCAAGGTCGGGAGCATCGAGGCTAGAGCTTGGGGGCTGTGGGGCTGGTGTTGGCAGGGTAACTCCACCGTTAAGGTTGTGCCTTCCCCCGGTACTGATGCACAGGTGAGGTGGCCCCGGTGGGCTTGGGTGATAATCGTGTGGGTCATTGATAGGCCCATCCCGGAAGCACTGCCGATCGCTTTGGTGGAAAAGAAGGGATCAAAGATTTTCGCCTGTACCGCTGGGGTCATGCCTTTGCCGTTATCGGCGATCGCAATACGCACCCGATCCGTCTCCTGAGTCGTCGTAATCCGCAGGGTGCGATCGTCCCGCTCCACCCCATCAAACGCATCGATCGCATTCACGATAATATGCATCAACGCTTGATTAAATTCCCCCGGATTCACCTCCACTGTGGGCAAGGGACTATACTCCCGCTCCACGGTAATCTGTTGTACTTGGAGTGATTGCGCCACCATCGTCAGCACACTCTCAAGATTGTCTTGAATATCGACGGGTTTCACGCCCACGTTATCCGTCCGGGAAAAGGTTTGCAAGGCTTTGACAATGTTTTTAATCCGGTTCACCCCATTGCGCATCGAGACAAACAGATCCGGCAGATCTGCTTTGAGATAGTCAAGATCAATGGTGTCGTAGAGGGTGGCGATCGCCGCTGAAGGCTCCGGATAATCTGCCTGATACTGCGCCACCAATGTCAGTAGATCATCACAATACGCCTGCACATGGTTAATATTGCCCTGAATAAACGTCGTCGGATTGTTAATTTCATGGGCCACTCCCCCCACCAACTGCCCCAAACTCGACAGTTTTTCCTGTTGAATCATCTGGGCCTGGGTTGTGCGTAACTGTTGCTCAATTTGCTTGCGCTCTTGCACTTCTGCCCTTAATTCCTTCACCCTCAAACGCAATTCCAATTGATTCACCACCTGCCGACTCAGCACTTTAAGCGCCTCCCGTTGGGCTGGGGTCAAGTGACGCGGTTCGCGATCGATCACGCACAACGTCCCCACCGCATAGCCATCGGACGAAATCAACGGCGCACCCGCATAAAACCGAATCTCCGGCTCATGTTGCACCAATGGATTATCCGCAAAGCGTTGATCCTCCTGCGCGTTGGGCACTTCAAAAACATCGTCTTGCAAAATGGCATGGGCACAAAAGGCGTGATCTCGGTGGGTTTCTGTCGCATCAATGCCCACCTTTGATTTAAACCATTGCCGCTCTTCATCCACTAAGCTCACCAACGAAATCGGCGTGCCACAAATATGGGCCGCGAGTTCGGTTAAATCATCGTAGCCATGTTCCGTATCAGTGTCGAGAATGTCATAGCTGAGGAGTTTAGCCAGACGCTGTTTTTCGTTGGAGGGAAAAGGAGCTTTCATAGGTGAAGGGGAAGGGGAAGGAAGCCAGGTCAAAACATTGAACACCCCTTCACTATATTAAAGAAATAGTCACGAATCTTGATCAGTCAATTTAAATCGGTAAGCTGATCAGCATCTAAACTGTATGTCAACGAGCCTGAAGCTCTTGCCGTCAGGGAATTGCCCTGGAAATTTAAATGGCGCTTAGCTGATAAGCACAGAGTTTAGGACGGAAAGTGAGTCATGGCGGCGATCGCCTTCAGCGTCACCTGTTGATTGGCAAAGGACAGGGACTGAATCGCGAGGGAAATGCCATGGAGTTCAAAGGTGCGAAGATTGAAAACGGCTTGGGCTTGGTCGCGGAGGAGGGTAACGAGGGGTTGCAGGATGCGGTAGGGTTCTGGGAGTGGGGCGAGGGAGAGGAGCACGCCACAGTTTGGATCAATGGCGATCGCAACGGGGAGGGTCAGGGTGGGTAAATCGCGTAGGGTGCAGGCGATGGTGAAACTGTGGCGATCGCTGAATGTTGCCTGTAAATTAGCCAGATCTAAGCCGAGGGCGGTGATGCGATCGCTTAATTCCGGCGTGTGAAATGCGCGGTTAAAATCACTCTCCGTCAACACAATGCAGCCCGTCCCTTCAATGGGTTGGGTCAGTTCAATATTGCCCAACAGCGCCTTAAACGGACTGACTTTAATTTTGTTCATCTGCAACTGCATCTGCTCCATGCGCAGATCCTGCCGCATCACGAGTCCAACCCCATCAATGAAGAGCGATTCTAATTCTCCTTGGGCCAAAAGGGTGGGGTCAGTTTTGACTTTGACGCTCAAGGTTTGTGCTGTGCTGATTTGGCGAGAGAAGGCTAACGCTGCAATTTTATTGATTGCCTGTTCGCCGAGATTTTGAGGGTTGAGCAGGAGCACAGTATGTTTACGGAGAATGTAAGGATTACTCAACAGTATATATATATTTCTTAAGAGATGGAGCTGGGGTTACTCATAATTCTTAAGGATTGTTCACCGAACCGCAGCCGTTCTGCGCTCCCTTGCACCCTGAACCCTAATCCTCCGCATCCATTAGCCCGCCGCCCGTTGGGTCAAAGACTTGCTGCAAGAGTTGGCTGGCGCGATCGCTGTCGTTGTAAATTAACTCGATCAACTCCTCGGCTTCCATCCCCAACTGCCGCGCATAAAACCGCACCTCCTGCATGATGCGCCCTTCCCCTTGGCGTAAATACATGCTCAAACAATGGCGAGCTTGGCTGGCTCCATTGCGCTGAAACCGAAAAAACGCTAAGGCCGCCAAGAGTCGGTCTTCGTAGGGGGCGAGGGGATCGAGGTGGAGGGGTTCGGGTCGGGTCATGGGGGTGAACAGTAGAGGGATGAAGCGATCGCGCCTAATCTTGGCCCAACATTTGTAAGCGGTAGAGGCTGGCATAGAGGCCATTTTTATCGAGAAGATCGTCATGGCTGCCGGTTTCCACCAGATGGCCATGGTTGAGGACGAGGATGCGATCGACATTGCGAATCGTGGAAAGGCGATGGGCGATGATGATCGCGGTGCGATCGACTAAGAGTTCTTCGAGGGCATCCTGAACCAGGCGTTCTGTGCCCACGTCTAGATTAGCGGTGGCCTCATCCAACACCAAGACGCGAGGATTGCGGATCGCCACCCGTGCAAAAGCGAGGAGTTGCTTTTGACCGCCGGAGAGGTTGGTTCCCCGTGCCCGGAGGGGTGTGTCGTAGCCCAGGGGCAGGGCTTCGATGAAAGAGGCGACATTGGTGCGCTCGGCGGCGGCTTTGATTTCTGCTAGGGAATAGTCTTCACCGAGGGTGATATTGCGTTTCACATCGCCGGCAAAGAGGAAACTTTCTTGCAAAATCACGCCCACGTATTGGCGTAACTCGGTTTGGGGCACATCGCGGATATTCACCCCATCGATGATGATTTGTCCGGCAACGGGATCATAGAGCCGACAGAGGAGGCGGATGATCGAACTTTTTCCGGCTCCGGTGGGGCCGACGAGGGCGACTTTTTCACCGGGTTTGATCGTGAAGTCGAGATCATTGAGGACATATTCATCGGGTTTGTACCCGAAGGAAACGTGGTCGAAGCGGATTTCGCCGAGTTGGGTGTCGGGGCTGGTGGTGGCGGAGGTGAGCGATCGCGTCTCCTGGGCGTCGCGCACCTCAATCGGTTCATCGAGTAATTCCGTGATCCGTTCCACGGCAGTGAATCCCGATTGAATCATCGTGAATTTTTCCGCAAAGCGGCGAATCGGGTCAAAAAACCGCTGGGCATAGAGGATGAACGCCGACAGCACCCCAAAGGACAGATGATCCCCCGACACCATCACCCCACCGAGCCATAACACCCCTGCGATCGACACCAAGGCGATCCATTCTAAAGTTGCCGACACCGCCGAATCATGAAAAATCGTCTTATCAACGGCCTGGAGATAGGTTTGATTCGTGGCGCGGAAGAGTTCGGAGTTAAACCGTTCCCGCCGAAAGGCTTGGACGATATTAATCCCGGAAATATTCTCGTTGAGCATTGAGTTGAGTTTAGACAACTCTTCGCGGGCGCGGTAGTTGGCTTTGCGGTATTGCTGCTGAAAGTAGAGGATCAGCGCACTGACGGGAATCAGCATCAACACCAACACCATCGCCAATTTCCATTCCAGGGTGAACACTGTCACCACCACGACGAGAATGTAGACCACATCGCTGAGGATGCCGATCGCCCCCGTGGCAAACACATCCCCCAAGGCTTCCACATCGTTGGTAATCCGCGTCACCAATTTACCCACAGGGGTTTGATCAAAAAAGCGCGAGGACAGCGACAGCACATGATCAAACAGGTCACTGCGTACCCCAGCGGTGATTTCTTGACCGACGCGCTGCACCAAATAGCCCTGCAATGACACGAACATCAGCCGCACCACGATCGTACTGAGCAGCAATAACAACAGGCGGCTAATCCCGGCATCGATGCTGAGGCCATCCAGAAAGCCCCAGACCGGCTCTTGGCGAATCAGGGAAATGGCCTGACCAATGATCAAGGGTTGCACGGCTCCGGCGACGGAGAGGGGCACGAGCAAAATCAGGGAAATGATGAAGATTTTTTGATTACGGCGAGCGTAGGGGACAAGCCGTAACAGGAGTCGCCAATCACCGCGAGGAAGCTGCG
Coding sequences within:
- a CDS encoding SDR family oxidoreductase — encoded protein: MTHAITILGCGYVGTAIAHHWQQAGFTITATTTRPERLPELKSVSDRAVVLRGDNAATLRDLLQDQHTLLVAVGAKGMDYKTTYLQTAQTLAYVLPKTPVQQVIYTSTYSVYGNQQGQWVDETMTLQPTAERTQILHQTEQTILQLPTVRACVFRLGGIYGPGRELAKIYGRMAGQTRAGAGQEWANWIHLDDIVGAIAFAQTQGLSGIYNLVQDEIIPVRDLVQQVCDRHNLAPVQWDTSQPSTRPTNVRCKTQKLKAAGYTFTHPTFWDSLPSDRKDQDTEG
- a CDS encoding HAMP domain-containing protein, coding for MKGLALLGAGVMGVLIVQWISRPLARLQTAADAITAGNLTAAVPVGGIGNVYELSCSFDQMRNTLAQSFTSAQLRQQLEQLRQVEH
- a CDS encoding sensor histidine kinase, giving the protein MKAPFPSNEKQRLAKLLSYDILDTDTEHGYDDLTELAAHICGTPISLVSLVDEERQWFKSKVGIDATETHRDHAFCAHAILQDDVFEVPNAQEDQRFADNPLVQHEPEIRFYAGAPLISSDGYAVGTLCVIDREPRHLTPAQREALKVLSRQVVNQLELRLRVKELRAEVQERKQIEQQLRTTQAQMIQQEKLSSLGQLVGGVAHEINNPTTFIQGNINHVQAYCDDLLTLVAQYQADYPEPSAAIATLYDTIDLDYLKADLPDLFVSMRNGVNRIKNIVKALQTFSRTDNVGVKPVDIQDNLESVLTMVAQSLQVQQITVEREYSPLPTVEVNPGEFNQALMHIIVNAIDAFDGVERDDRTLRITTTQETDRVRIAIADNGKGMTPAVQAKIFDPFFSTKAIGSASGMGLSMTHTIITQAHRGHLTCASVPGEGTTLTVELPCQHQPHSPQALASMLPTLTCS
- a CDS encoding LmeA family phospholipid-binding protein; the encoded protein is MSNPYILRKHTVLLLNPQNLGEQAINKIAALAFSRQISTAQTLSVKVKTDPTLLAQGELESLFIDGVGLVMRQDLRMEQMQLQMNKIKVSPFKALLGNIELTQPIEGTGCIVLTESDFNRAFHTPELSDRITALGLDLANLQATFSDRHSFTIACTLRDLPTLTLPVAIAIDPNCGVLLSLAPLPEPYRILQPLVTLLRDQAQAVFNLRTFELHGISLAIQSLSFANQQVTLKAIAAMTHFPS
- a CDS encoding ABC transporter ATP-binding protein — protein: MTLAQLPRGDWRLLLRLVPYARRNQKIFIISLILLVPLSVAGAVQPLIIGQAISLIRQEPVWGFLDGLSIDAGISRLLLLLLSTIVVRLMFVSLQGYLVQRVGQEITAGVRSDLFDHVLSLSSRFFDQTPVGKLVTRITNDVEALGDVFATGAIGILSDVVYILVVVVTVFTLEWKLAMVLVLMLIPVSALILYFQQQYRKANYRAREELSKLNSMLNENISGINIVQAFRRERFNSELFRATNQTYLQAVDKTIFHDSAVSATLEWIALVSIAGVLWLGGVMVSGDHLSFGVLSAFILYAQRFFDPIRRFAEKFTMIQSGFTAVERITELLDEPIEVRDAQETRSLTSATTSPDTQLGEIRFDHVSFGYKPDEYVLNDLDFTIKPGEKVALVGPTGAGKSSIIRLLCRLYDPVAGQIIIDGVNIRDVPQTELRQYVGVILQESFLFAGDVKRNITLGEDYSLAEIKAAAERTNVASFIEALPLGYDTPLRARGTNLSGGQKQLLAFARVAIRNPRVLVLDEATANLDVGTERLVQDALEELLVDRTAIIIAHRLSTIRNVDRILVLNHGHLVETGSHDDLLDKNGLYASLYRLQMLGQD